A part of Polynucleobacter sp. MG-Unter2-18 genomic DNA contains:
- the cysM gene encoding cysteine synthase CysM, with amino-acid sequence MNTPSYLTISQTVGNTPLVRLQRIPGAENDSKNNLILGKLEGNNPAGSVKDRPALSMILRAQERGEIKPGDTLIEATSGNTGIALAMTAAMLGYKMVLVMPENQSIERRQSMAAYGAELILTAASGGMEFARDYASQLQKEGRGRLLDQFANPDNPRAHIETTGPEIWRDTDGQVTHFVSSMGTTGTITGVSTYLKTMNPNIQIIGAQPEEGSQIPGIRKWAPEYLPKIYQGDKVDRIEYVSQADAEEMARRLAAEEGIFCGISAGGALVVALRIARQVENATIVFIVCDRGDRYLSTGVFPA; translated from the coding sequence ATGAACACACCTTCTTACTTAACTATTTCACAGACCGTGGGTAATACGCCCCTGGTTCGTTTGCAACGTATCCCCGGCGCTGAAAATGATTCCAAAAATAATCTGATCTTAGGAAAGTTAGAGGGCAATAATCCAGCGGGGTCGGTAAAAGACCGACCTGCGCTGTCGATGATTCTGCGCGCACAAGAGCGTGGAGAAATTAAACCTGGCGACACCCTGATTGAAGCTACTAGCGGGAATACTGGTATTGCTTTGGCAATGACTGCCGCAATGTTGGGCTACAAGATGGTTTTGGTGATGCCTGAAAATCAAAGTATTGAACGTCGTCAAAGTATGGCTGCCTATGGAGCAGAACTCATTCTGACAGCAGCTTCTGGTGGCATGGAATTTGCGCGTGACTATGCATCACAGCTGCAGAAGGAAGGTCGTGGCAGATTATTGGATCAATTCGCAAATCCGGATAACCCGCGTGCTCATATCGAGACCACTGGCCCAGAAATCTGGCGCGATACCGATGGTCAAGTGACGCACTTTGTCTCATCAATGGGTACTACTGGAACCATTACCGGAGTTTCCACTTATTTAAAAACCATGAACCCCAATATTCAGATTATTGGCGCGCAACCAGAGGAAGGGTCGCAGATTCCAGGTATTCGTAAATGGGCTCCAGAATATCTGCCTAAGATTTATCAGGGTGATAAGGTTGATCGTATTGAGTATGTGAGCCAAGCAGATGCAGAAGAAATGGCTCGCCGACTTGCGGCTGAAGAGGGTATCTTCTGTGGCATCTCGGCTGGTGGAGCTTTAGTAGTTGCCTTGCGAATTGCTCGCCAAGTAGAAAACGCTACGATTGTCTTTATCGTTTGCGACCGTGGTGATCGCTATCTATCTACTGGTGTCTTTCCGGCGTAA
- a CDS encoding acyl-CoA synthetase: MANIFEQGLERNPANFTPITPLLFLERSAQVYPDRLAVIHGKLRQTWAQTYDRCRRLASALQKQGIGLGDTVAVMLPNTPPMVEAHFGIPMSGAVLNALNTRLDPESIAFMLNHGEAKVVIVDPEFSGVMKKALEIARKESGREFLVIDVEETEFDVPGEKLGKLTYEKFLSEGDPQFDWQVPADEWQAICLNYTSGTTGNPKGVVYHHRGAAINAISNILDWDISKHPTYLWTLPMFHCNGWCFPWTVAARAGINVCLRRVDAQHIFAAIKDHGVTHYCAAPIVHNLLVNAPDELKQGVPVGVKGLIAGAAPPASIIEGMEKLGFDLTHVYGLTETYGPAAVCVKQDEWNDLDIGERARLNARQGVRYHLQQAIAVLDPETLMPVPADGETMGEIMFKGNIAMKGYLKNEKASKEAFEGGWFHSGDLAVMNPDGYVKMKDRSKDIIISGGENISSVEVEDVLYRHPAVMAAAVVAKPDPKWGETPCAFLEIKPGMEVTPADIIAHCKQHLAGFKVPKAIVFCELPKTSTGKIQKFELRKQAGSASAIDV, encoded by the coding sequence ATGGCTAATATTTTTGAGCAGGGCTTAGAGCGTAATCCTGCAAACTTCACTCCAATTACCCCGTTATTGTTTCTGGAGCGTTCGGCTCAAGTCTACCCAGATCGTTTGGCGGTGATTCATGGCAAGCTTCGTCAAACTTGGGCTCAAACTTATGATCGTTGCCGTCGCTTAGCTAGCGCCTTGCAAAAGCAGGGCATTGGCTTGGGTGATACGGTAGCTGTCATGTTGCCCAATACGCCACCAATGGTTGAGGCGCATTTTGGAATTCCGATGTCTGGGGCAGTATTAAATGCCTTAAATACACGCCTTGATCCTGAGTCAATCGCTTTTATGCTCAATCATGGCGAAGCAAAAGTCGTCATCGTAGATCCTGAGTTTTCGGGGGTGATGAAAAAAGCTCTTGAGATAGCCAGGAAAGAAAGTGGTCGTGAGTTTTTAGTGATTGATGTCGAGGAAACAGAGTTTGATGTTCCTGGTGAAAAGCTCGGCAAACTCACTTATGAAAAATTCCTGTCTGAAGGCGATCCTCAATTCGACTGGCAAGTGCCTGCGGATGAGTGGCAAGCCATTTGTTTAAATTACACCTCAGGCACTACAGGCAATCCAAAGGGAGTGGTGTATCACCATCGCGGCGCAGCGATCAATGCCATCTCGAATATTTTGGATTGGGATATCAGCAAGCACCCCACCTATCTCTGGACGCTCCCGATGTTCCATTGCAATGGCTGGTGCTTTCCGTGGACGGTCGCAGCACGTGCTGGTATTAATGTTTGTCTACGTCGCGTGGATGCACAGCATATTTTTGCCGCCATTAAAGATCATGGCGTAACCCATTACTGCGCCGCTCCAATTGTGCACAACCTATTAGTTAACGCCCCTGACGAATTAAAGCAAGGGGTACCTGTAGGTGTAAAAGGCTTAATCGCAGGCGCTGCACCTCCTGCATCCATCATTGAAGGGATGGAAAAGCTGGGGTTTGATTTAACCCATGTCTATGGGTTAACGGAGACCTACGGACCAGCAGCGGTATGCGTCAAACAAGATGAATGGAATGATCTTGATATTGGTGAGAGGGCCCGCCTCAATGCTCGCCAAGGTGTCCGCTACCACCTGCAGCAGGCGATAGCTGTTCTTGATCCTGAAACTCTTATGCCAGTCCCTGCCGATGGCGAGACGATGGGCGAGATTATGTTCAAGGGCAATATCGCCATGAAGGGGTATCTTAAAAATGAGAAGGCAAGTAAAGAGGCTTTTGAGGGTGGCTGGTTTCATTCTGGTGACTTAGCAGTGATGAACCCCGATGGCTATGTGAAGATGAAGGACCGTAGTAAAGACATCATCATCTCTGGCGGCGAAAATATTTCCTCTGTGGAGGTTGAAGATGTCCTTTATCGCCACCCAGCTGTCATGGCTGCTGCAGTAGTTGCGAAGCCAGACCCCAAGTGGGGGGAAACTCCTTGTGCCTTCCTAGAAATTAAGCCGGGAATGGAGGTTACGCCAGCTGACATCATTGCCCATTGCAAGCAGCATTTAGCTGGTTTTAAGGTACCAAAAGCCATCGTGTTCTGCGAGTTGCCCAAGACCTCTACTGGCAAGATTCAGAAGTTTGAACTTCGCAAGCAGGCTGGCTCGGCTTCAGCCATTGATGTCTAA
- a CDS encoding CHAT domain-containing protein: MRKHSLIQSLLLCCSITVLSNFSFAVPNKDEVDIENVKAPPRDVKDILQILSQTRQDQALIEKAKKVLTKPLPSTNDPRDLNNYYYQRAVAENTLENSKEALENFKKAAIDHPSFDIAMQLDERMQYAQQEALRGHLVLAKKIAEETKAMIPNNLGGWKISTGQNIVNICLRMGDFECANKALATLENDYSNLISVARNPNFIYKTNWQLGYERARGRVFMSEGKFIEAERSFRTALSLNKTILDNVKDSNKDALDNEVRVLQDISSTPRYAYGQRVGLYNQLANAFLGQRRLIDAEYWARESVVLAINREGVNSASTCFALLTLSKIISEQGRQAEAVMLSQAALKVAMQSTNYSASPLIAAARKALGTSLAADGKYVQADKIFNEMLDGIKSDPELASSYQSGDLDWAIALVKTGKASQAVAMTTDMLSRAGARMEMSSPRLAAIRAFNASALQVSGQGSQALSEFKQSIPILIDQARNDSENSTITIRQTQRMIFVLEEYLASLAQQAKTDSSGAAAAEAFQIADLARGSGVQRALTSSAARATISDPQLASLARREQDLQQRINTLTELLTGLLSAPTAQQLPAAQAKIRTDIATFKSQREDLKKEIEKKFPDYAELVEPKPPSVERTQKALKPDEVLVSWYFTDSVGYVWAISKDKPVQFFQLAVGRAQIAKEVAQLRKSLDPGVATIDEIPPFDVALANQLYQQVLAPVQSAFIGKKVMLTVPHAELGQLPLSLLVTKPTSQPAKGGATPFSGYKTVPWLTRDIAVAQVPSVTALTALRALPAGNPNRKNFIGFGDPYFSSEQEKSAQKQVKATQLATRGIPLSLRSAPKTSGVSSAELALLPRLPDTSLELEEIGKAIGAGDGDIFLHRQASVKQVMSTDLSDRKVVMFATHGLVPGELNGLTQPALALSSPDVTGDKDDGLLTMDKVLTLKLDADWVVLSACNTAAGEGAGSEAVSGLGRAFFFAGAKALLVSNWPVDSAASRTMMTDLFKSQQKAQGTSKAELLRQAMLNQVDQGGMKEGNTMKYSYAHPLFWAPFVVVGD, from the coding sequence ATGCGTAAGCACTCGCTAATTCAATCACTATTGTTATGCTGCAGCATAACAGTGCTGTCTAATTTTTCATTTGCTGTCCCCAATAAAGATGAAGTAGATATTGAGAATGTGAAGGCTCCGCCTAGAGATGTGAAGGATATTTTGCAGATATTGAGTCAGACTCGACAGGATCAGGCTCTAATAGAAAAGGCAAAAAAAGTACTTACTAAACCTCTGCCATCGACAAATGACCCTCGCGACCTAAATAATTACTACTATCAGCGTGCTGTTGCTGAAAATACACTAGAAAACTCCAAAGAAGCTTTAGAGAATTTTAAAAAAGCTGCAATTGACCACCCCAGCTTCGACATTGCAATGCAGTTAGATGAAAGAATGCAGTATGCCCAGCAGGAGGCATTAAGGGGCCACCTAGTTCTCGCTAAAAAAATAGCTGAAGAAACAAAAGCAATGATTCCTAATAATCTTGGCGGTTGGAAGATTAGTACTGGGCAAAATATTGTCAATATATGTTTGCGAATGGGAGATTTTGAATGCGCTAATAAAGCCTTGGCCACCCTTGAAAATGACTACTCTAATCTAATTAGCGTAGCTAGAAATCCAAACTTTATATATAAAACTAACTGGCAATTGGGTTACGAGCGGGCTCGTGGCAGAGTATTTATGTCGGAAGGTAAATTTATTGAAGCCGAGAGGAGCTTTAGAACTGCTCTGAGCTTAAATAAAACTATTCTTGACAACGTCAAAGATAGTAATAAAGATGCCTTGGATAATGAGGTCAGAGTATTGCAGGATATTTCAAGTACGCCCAGATATGCCTATGGGCAAAGAGTTGGTTTATATAACCAACTAGCAAATGCTTTTCTAGGTCAGCGACGTTTAATTGATGCTGAATATTGGGCGAGAGAGTCGGTTGTACTGGCGATTAATCGCGAGGGGGTGAATTCTGCAAGCACTTGTTTTGCATTATTAACCTTGTCAAAAATTATTAGCGAGCAAGGGCGTCAGGCTGAGGCGGTAATGTTATCTCAGGCAGCCCTCAAGGTTGCAATGCAATCAACAAATTATTCTGCATCTCCATTAATTGCGGCAGCAAGAAAAGCCTTAGGTACATCATTGGCTGCGGATGGTAAATATGTACAGGCAGATAAAATATTCAATGAAATGTTGGATGGTATTAAGAGCGATCCTGAGCTTGCCTCAAGTTATCAATCCGGCGATCTCGATTGGGCTATTGCTTTAGTTAAAACAGGTAAAGCATCCCAGGCTGTGGCCATGACTACAGATATGCTTTCTAGGGCGGGCGCTCGAATGGAAATGAGTTCGCCACGTCTTGCGGCAATCAGAGCATTTAATGCATCTGCGCTTCAAGTGTCAGGACAAGGTTCTCAAGCACTATCTGAGTTCAAGCAATCCATTCCGATTCTGATTGATCAGGCGCGAAATGATTCAGAAAATTCCACCATAACGATACGGCAAACCCAAAGGATGATCTTTGTTTTAGAGGAGTATTTAGCCTCTTTAGCCCAGCAAGCAAAGACAGATTCATCAGGGGCGGCGGCTGCTGAAGCCTTCCAAATTGCTGATCTTGCTCGTGGGAGCGGTGTACAGCGTGCCCTTACTTCAAGTGCAGCTCGCGCGACTATTTCCGATCCGCAACTAGCATCTTTAGCTCGCCGTGAACAAGATTTGCAACAACGTATCAATACTTTGACGGAACTTTTGACTGGATTATTATCTGCCCCGACTGCGCAACAACTCCCTGCTGCTCAAGCCAAGATTCGTACTGACATCGCTACCTTTAAATCCCAGCGTGAGGATCTGAAAAAAGAGATTGAGAAAAAGTTTCCGGACTATGCTGAGCTAGTTGAGCCAAAACCACCCTCTGTAGAACGAACTCAAAAAGCGTTAAAGCCTGATGAAGTTTTGGTCTCATGGTATTTCACAGATAGCGTGGGTTATGTTTGGGCAATTAGCAAAGATAAACCGGTGCAGTTTTTTCAGCTTGCTGTTGGTCGTGCCCAAATTGCAAAAGAGGTAGCGCAACTACGTAAGTCTTTAGATCCAGGCGTTGCTACGATCGACGAGATTCCGCCATTCGATGTGGCTTTAGCAAATCAACTTTATCAACAAGTTCTTGCCCCAGTGCAGAGTGCATTTATTGGTAAGAAAGTGATGTTGACCGTGCCGCATGCAGAGCTTGGTCAACTGCCCTTATCCTTGTTAGTTACCAAGCCAACATCTCAACCTGCCAAAGGTGGCGCCACACCATTTAGTGGATATAAAACTGTTCCTTGGCTAACGCGGGATATTGCCGTTGCGCAGGTCCCCTCTGTTACTGCTTTAACAGCCTTACGTGCATTACCAGCCGGTAATCCAAATCGCAAAAACTTTATTGGTTTTGGTGATCCTTACTTTAGTAGCGAACAAGAAAAGTCTGCGCAAAAACAAGTAAAGGCTACTCAACTTGCGACTAGAGGTATTCCACTGTCATTGCGTAGTGCGCCTAAGACCTCTGGTGTAAGTTCTGCGGAGCTGGCCTTGCTTCCTCGCTTACCAGATACCAGTCTTGAGCTTGAAGAGATTGGTAAGGCGATTGGTGCTGGAGATGGCGATATCTTCTTGCATCGCCAAGCTTCTGTGAAGCAAGTCATGTCTACTGATCTCTCTGATCGCAAGGTAGTCATGTTTGCTACTCATGGTTTAGTTCCGGGAGAGCTCAATGGTCTTACTCAGCCCGCATTGGCACTATCCTCCCCGGATGTGACAGGTGATAAAGATGACGGACTTCTGACTATGGATAAGGTACTCACCTTAAAGCTCGATGCTGATTGGGTAGTGCTATCCGCATGTAACACTGCTGCCGGAGAGGGTGCTGGTTCTGAAGCAGTCTCAGGCTTGGGTAGAGCCTTCTTTTTTGCTGGTGCTAAAGCACTCTTAGTATCTAACTGGCCAGTTGATTCTGCGGCGTCTAGAACCATGATGACTGATCTATTTAAAAGCCAGCAAAAAGCTCAAGGTACCAGCAAGGCTGAGTTATTGCGTCAGGCCATGCTAAATCAAGTAGATCAAGGCGGCATGAAAGAAGGTAATACGATGAAATACTCCTATGCACACCCCTTGTTTTGGGCTCCTTTTGTAGTGGTTGGCGATTGA
- a CDS encoding histone deacetylase family protein, translating to MTTGYITHPDFLKHEMGSHHPECPERIQAINDQLIRSGIDRFLQHLDAPLATEEQLELVHSPDHIAFVKERSPASGYFMLDGDTIMNPHTWSAALRAAGAAIAGVDAVMKGEVENVFCAIRPPGHHAEPTRSMGFCVFDNVAVAARYAMEAYGIERVAIIDFDVHHGNGTEAAFFNDPNVLMCSFFQHPFYPYSGLDRASNMVNVPLPASTRGDVVRSIVEEQWLPRLRDFEPELIIISAGFDAHREDDLGQMGLVEDDYAWITKQLKGVANQYAQGRIVSCLEGGYNLSALGRSVVAHVKALADI from the coding sequence ATGACAACAGGATACATAACTCATCCAGATTTTCTAAAACATGAGATGGGTAGCCATCATCCTGAGTGCCCGGAGCGGATTCAGGCAATCAATGATCAGTTAATTCGTAGTGGCATCGATCGCTTTCTGCAGCACCTAGATGCCCCCTTAGCAACTGAAGAGCAACTAGAGTTAGTTCATAGCCCAGATCATATTGCCTTTGTTAAAGAGCGCTCACCAGCGAGCGGTTACTTTATGCTCGATGGTGACACCATCATGAACCCCCATACTTGGAGCGCTGCGCTACGTGCAGCTGGTGCTGCCATTGCAGGTGTTGATGCGGTCATGAAGGGTGAAGTTGAAAATGTGTTTTGTGCGATTCGCCCCCCTGGGCATCACGCAGAGCCAACTCGCTCAATGGGATTTTGTGTTTTTGATAACGTTGCTGTAGCAGCGCGATATGCGATGGAGGCATACGGTATCGAGCGGGTGGCTATCATTGATTTTGATGTTCATCATGGTAATGGGACCGAAGCGGCATTTTTTAATGATCCCAATGTGCTCATGTGTAGTTTCTTCCAGCATCCGTTTTATCCATATAGCGGCTTAGATAGAGCAAGTAATATGGTGAATGTACCGCTTCCAGCATCTACGCGTGGTGATGTAGTGCGCTCAATAGTGGAGGAGCAATGGCTACCACGCCTACGGGATTTTGAGCCTGAGCTGATCATCATTTCTGCGGGTTTTGATGCTCATCGTGAAGATGACTTGGGTCAGATGGGTTTAGTGGAAGATGACTATGCTTGGATTACTAAGCAGTTGAAAGGCGTTGCTAACCAATACGCTCAGGGTCGTATCGTCAGCTGTCTGGAGGGTGGTTATAACCTTTCTGCTTTGGGTCGTAGCGTGGTGGCGCACGTCAAAGCACTTGCTGATATTTAA
- the rfaE1 gene encoding D-glycero-beta-D-manno-heptose-7-phosphate kinase, translated as MEKANREQFSKARLLVVGDVMLDRYWFGDTNRISPEAPVPVVQVGKIDERLGGAANVARNVAALGAKTTILGVIGDDEPGRHVTDLLKSSGVDSQLEVDGKVPTTVKLRVIARQQQLIRLDFEEAPSESALAHKLERYEKLVGDADVVILSDYGKGALGQVALMIEQARAQKKMILVDPKGDDYAKYRGATVLTPNRSELRQVVGKWTSEEDLTKRAQDLRKSLNLEALLLTRSEEGMSLFTEAGVSHVKAQAREVFDVSGAGDTVIGTLAVAMAAGWPLERAMALANRAGGIVVGKLGTATVTSEELQ; from the coding sequence GTGGAAAAAGCTAACCGAGAACAATTTTCTAAAGCCCGCTTGCTGGTAGTGGGTGACGTCATGCTTGATCGCTATTGGTTTGGTGATACGAATCGGATCTCCCCTGAGGCGCCAGTACCCGTTGTTCAAGTAGGCAAGATTGATGAGCGTTTAGGTGGCGCTGCCAACGTGGCTCGTAACGTTGCAGCTCTTGGTGCTAAGACAACGATCTTGGGTGTAATTGGCGATGATGAGCCAGGACGACACGTTACAGATCTCTTGAAATCCAGTGGCGTTGATAGTCAATTAGAAGTTGATGGCAAAGTGCCCACAACTGTGAAGTTACGAGTTATCGCAAGACAGCAGCAGTTGATACGTTTGGACTTTGAAGAGGCTCCTAGCGAGTCAGCACTTGCCCATAAGTTAGAGCGCTATGAAAAGCTCGTAGGTGATGCTGATGTGGTGATTTTGTCTGACTACGGTAAAGGCGCCTTAGGTCAGGTAGCCTTGATGATTGAACAGGCGCGCGCTCAGAAGAAAATGATTCTCGTTGATCCTAAAGGGGACGATTACGCTAAATATCGTGGCGCCACAGTACTTACTCCAAACCGTAGCGAGCTCCGCCAAGTCGTGGGTAAGTGGACTAGCGAAGAAGACTTAACCAAGAGAGCGCAAGATCTTAGAAAGTCATTGAACCTTGAAGCCTTATTGCTGACCCGCTCAGAAGAGGGTATGAGCTTATTCACTGAGGCAGGCGTTAGTCACGTTAAAGCGCAAGCGCGTGAAGTATTTGATGTATCGGGCGCTGGTGATACGGTCATTGGCACTCTCGCAGTGGCAATGGCAGCAGGTTGGCCGCTTGAAAGAGCGATGGCTTTGGCCAATCGGGCTGGTGGTATTGTGGTTGGTAAGTTGGGTACAGCTACCGTTACTTCTGAGGAATTGCAATGA
- a CDS encoding lytic transglycosylase domain-containing protein encodes MNFRVSYLASTLLVALLLGACSSTRVQQVSPTETIVNQSEDVATEVRFSQSLNQLLTQIAQTQGIPQSSLESGFSDAKTIPSIRKLVLPPSGSFKKNWVAYRKRFIEPVRLKAGKAFWEQNQAFLSKVEQESGVPAEVIVSIIGIETIYGRQTGNFRVKDVLSTLAFSYPDTPNKASREQFFKDQLQELILMCWTEGGGSIPANNSNQGLSPSRFNNCLNQNSSYAGAIGLPQFMPGSIRNFAVDGDGDGRIDLKQNPKDAIASVANFMRKHGWQPGMPIYFPVKEAAISEAIALADGEPQLKYTIEELITKGILSKEQGDLQLGGVEPQSKALIVDLPYPDQDGNDQVRYVVGLNNFLTIVQYNRSYFYAQSVAEFAEALGYKNQSVVPVSKPKTKTNESTKAKSKKTTNKKKQKQT; translated from the coding sequence ATGAATTTTCGCGTCTCTTATCTTGCCTCAACACTACTAGTAGCGCTGCTACTTGGCGCCTGTTCTAGTACCCGTGTTCAGCAAGTTAGCCCTACAGAGACTATCGTAAACCAGTCTGAAGATGTTGCGACAGAAGTCCGTTTTAGCCAAAGCCTCAACCAGCTCTTGACTCAAATTGCTCAAACCCAGGGAATCCCTCAATCAAGCCTTGAATCAGGCTTCTCAGATGCTAAAACGATTCCCTCTATTCGCAAATTGGTGTTACCCCCATCGGGCAGCTTTAAAAAGAATTGGGTGGCCTATCGCAAGCGCTTTATTGAGCCAGTTCGTCTGAAGGCTGGCAAGGCTTTTTGGGAGCAAAACCAAGCATTCCTCAGTAAAGTTGAACAAGAGTCTGGTGTCCCAGCTGAAGTCATTGTGTCCATTATTGGCATTGAAACCATTTATGGTCGTCAAACTGGAAATTTTCGAGTAAAGGATGTACTTTCTACGTTAGCCTTCAGCTATCCAGATACCCCCAATAAAGCAAGTAGAGAACAGTTCTTTAAAGATCAGCTTCAAGAACTCATACTCATGTGCTGGACCGAGGGTGGCGGCAGCATACCAGCAAACAATAGCAATCAAGGTTTGAGCCCGTCTCGCTTTAATAACTGTCTCAATCAAAATAGTTCCTATGCAGGAGCTATTGGCTTACCGCAATTTATGCCTGGCAGCATCCGTAACTTTGCTGTAGATGGTGATGGAGACGGTAGGATTGACCTTAAGCAAAACCCCAAAGATGCCATTGCCAGCGTTGCCAACTTTATGAGAAAGCATGGCTGGCAACCAGGGATGCCGATTTACTTCCCCGTAAAGGAAGCAGCGATCAGCGAAGCAATAGCACTAGCTGATGGTGAGCCTCAGCTCAAATACACTATTGAAGAACTCATTACCAAAGGAATTCTAAGTAAAGAGCAAGGTGATCTACAGCTGGGTGGCGTTGAGCCGCAAAGTAAAGCGCTCATTGTTGACCTTCCCTACCCCGATCAAGATGGTAATGATCAAGTGCGTTATGTAGTTGGCTTGAATAACTTTCTGACCATTGTGCAATACAACCGCAGTTACTTTTATGCACAAAGTGTTGCAGAATTTGCAGAGGCCCTAGGGTACAAGAATCAAAGCGTAGTGCCGGTCAGCAAGCCTAAAACAAAGACAAATGAATCCACTAAAGCCAAATCCAAGAAGACTACCAATAAGAAAAAGCAGAAGCAGACTTAA
- the rfaD gene encoding ADP-glyceromanno-heptose 6-epimerase has protein sequence MTIIVTGAAGFIGANIVQALNARGEKNIIAVDDLRPADKYRNLADLDIIDYLDKDEFLQAFRSGRFGKVRAVFHEGACSDTMETDGIFMMANNFRYTMDLLDICSEKKVQLLYASSAATYGGSDVFIESREHENPLNIYGYSKFLFDQVMRKRFAEKANAAQVVGFRYFNVYGPRESHKGRMASVAFHQYHQYKANGKVKLFGEYGGYAAGEQSRDFVSVEDVVKVNLYFLDHPEISGIFNLGSGRAQPFNDVAHAVANAMRKIDNANPASLEELVKEKAIEYIPFPDVLKGKYQCFTQADLTKLRAAGYSEPFLNVEQGVSRYVEWLEANSGFLANPL, from the coding sequence ATGACCATTATCGTGACCGGCGCGGCTGGCTTTATTGGCGCCAATATTGTTCAGGCGCTCAATGCCCGTGGCGAGAAAAATATTATTGCGGTCGATGATTTACGCCCCGCTGATAAGTATCGCAATCTTGCGGATTTAGACATCATTGATTATCTTGATAAAGACGAGTTTCTGCAGGCATTTAGAAGCGGTCGTTTTGGCAAAGTGAGAGCAGTCTTTCATGAAGGGGCTTGCTCCGATACGATGGAAACCGATGGCATCTTCATGATGGCAAATAATTTCCGTTACACCATGGATTTGCTCGATATCTGTTCAGAGAAAAAAGTGCAATTACTCTATGCCTCCTCAGCTGCAACCTATGGTGGCTCAGATGTATTTATAGAGAGTCGCGAGCATGAGAACCCATTGAATATTTATGGCTACTCCAAATTCCTATTTGATCAAGTAATGCGTAAGCGCTTTGCTGAAAAAGCCAATGCTGCACAAGTGGTTGGTTTCCGTTACTTCAATGTATACGGCCCACGTGAATCGCATAAAGGTCGTATGGCTTCAGTGGCATTTCACCAATATCACCAATATAAAGCTAATGGCAAGGTAAAGCTTTTTGGTGAATATGGTGGTTATGCTGCTGGTGAACAAAGTCGTGACTTTGTATCAGTAGAAGATGTAGTGAAAGTGAATTTATATTTCTTGGATCATCCAGAAATCAGCGGGATCTTTAATCTCGGTAGTGGTCGTGCACAACCATTTAATGATGTTGCTCATGCGGTGGCTAATGCTATGCGCAAAATCGATAACGCCAATCCTGCTAGCTTAGAAGAGTTGGTCAAAGAAAAGGCAATTGAGTACATCCCATTCCCAGATGTACTCAAAGGTAAGTACCAGTGCTTTACGCAAGCGGATTTAACCAAACTGCGTGCTGCAGGATATTCAGAACCCTTCCTCAATGTGGAGCAGGGTGTCAGTCGCTATGTTGAGTGGCTTGAGGCCAACTCAGGCTTTTTGGCGAACCCCCTTTAA
- a CDS encoding helix-hairpin-helix domain-containing protein, translated as MNQLLKSLVFSVFIAASSLAAASPINVNTATQSELESIKGIGPSKAKTIISERLDGGHFQDANDLQKRVRGIGMKSVEKMVDNGLTIEAPSSFREPHGRTNKEGSKTGRRGSRGQSGTRNHSDRSEPSRRN; from the coding sequence ATGAATCAATTATTAAAGTCTTTAGTATTTTCAGTATTTATAGCTGCCTCAAGTTTGGCTGCCGCGTCACCAATCAATGTCAATACTGCTACTCAATCTGAGCTCGAGAGCATTAAAGGGATTGGCCCCTCTAAAGCGAAGACAATTATTTCCGAGCGCTTAGATGGTGGACACTTTCAGGATGCCAATGACCTGCAAAAACGGGTTCGTGGAATTGGTATGAAATCTGTGGAAAAGATGGTAGATAACGGCTTAACTATTGAGGCGCCGAGTTCTTTTCGTGAACCGCATGGCCGCACCAATAAAGAGGGCTCGAAGACTGGCAGACGTGGCTCACGCGGTCAAAGTGGTACGCGCAATCATTCGGATCGTTCGGAACCAAGTCGCCGAAATTAA